A DNA window from candidate division KSB1 bacterium contains the following coding sequences:
- the thiD gene encoding bifunctional hydroxymethylpyrimidine kinase/phosphomethylpyrimidine kinase: MKRLLTIAGSDSGGGAGMQADLKTFHAFGCYGMSVLTAVTAQNTRGVQGVENLPPEFVALQLESVVKDIGVDAAKTGMLSNAEIIQALSKTIEQFDIPHLVVDPVMRSKGGDPLLRDDAQQALIEEIIPLAELITPNIPEAEVLAGRPIKTKDDMREAAKVIYNQGAKNVLVKGGHREEDAVDVLFDGSEFTDYFAERIESKNTHGTGCTYSAAIAANLALGHELKKAILISKKYITRAIRTNFDIGHGIGPLNHFVKID, from the coding sequence CGGGTTCTGATTCCGGAGGCGGCGCCGGCATGCAGGCGGATTTAAAAACTTTCCATGCATTCGGCTGTTACGGAATGTCTGTTCTGACGGCAGTCACGGCGCAAAATACTCGAGGCGTTCAGGGTGTGGAGAATCTGCCGCCTGAATTCGTGGCGCTGCAATTGGAATCTGTGGTTAAAGATATCGGAGTTGATGCAGCAAAAACCGGCATGCTTTCCAACGCTGAGATTATCCAAGCGCTTTCAAAAACAATTGAACAATTCGATATTCCGCACTTAGTTGTTGATCCAGTGATGCGTTCAAAAGGTGGGGATCCGCTCCTTCGAGATGATGCTCAACAAGCCTTAATTGAAGAAATTATACCGCTTGCGGAATTAATAACGCCTAATATTCCCGAAGCAGAGGTGCTGGCCGGACGACCCATCAAAACCAAAGACGATATGCGGGAAGCAGCAAAAGTGATTTATAATCAAGGCGCAAAAAATGTATTAGTAAAGGGTGGGCATCGGGAGGAAGATGCCGTCGATGTTTTATTTGACGGCAGTGAATTTACAGATTATTTTGCCGAGCGAATCGAGAGCAAAAATACCCACGGCACCGGCTGTACATATTCTGCCGCCATTGCGGCAAATTTGGCTCTGGGACATGAATTAAAAAAAGCTATTTTGATTTCAAAGAAATATATCACTAGGGCTATTCGTACCAACTTTGACATCGGCCACGGAATAGGGCCGCTGAATCATTTTGTTAAAATTGATTAA